The Mytilus galloprovincialis chromosome 2, xbMytGall1.hap1.1, whole genome shotgun sequence genome has a window encoding:
- the LOC143064794 gene encoding mitochondrial protein C2orf69 homolog — MTSISTPDLQSLYTVQRFENVTGDQDKQNDLILCFPSATNPIKCLSKTVIFFGGDVQNYPEIMSQHRTNNLYLHWNLESTARILAKRFEDSLIIVIKPKEMLLNTFSIYSNFVEFDQDGIPMLFTYTNSNGLTHLSKLYSKALELYQNRQACDLDKSSEKSDTRPVIGCSAELSMSFVGFSKGCVPLNQILFEVATKPLSPETSDFVSKIKSVYWLDAGHNGREDTWITSEFVLQKIASTMIELFVHITPYQIKDINRPWIGKEQRKFIQKLKAFKANVTETRHHFDEPGSLDLHFSILTEF, encoded by the exons ATGACAAGCATTAGTACACCAGATTTACAGTCATTGTATACAGTGCAACGTTTTGAAAATGTAACTGGGGACCAGGATAAACAGAATGACTTGATACTTTGCTTTCCTTCAGCAACAAATCCAATTAAATGCCTGAGCAAGACAGTGATTTTCTTTGGTGGAGATGTGCAG AATTATCCAGAGATAATGAGTCAACACAGAACAAATAACTTATACCTTCATTGGAATCTAGAGTCTACAGCGAGAATTCTTGCAAAGAGATTTGAAGATAGTTtaataatagttataaaaccaaaggAAATGTTGTTGAATACTTTTAGTATCTACTCAAACTTTGTTGAATTTGATCAAGACGGCATTCCAATGTTATTTACATATACAAATTCAAATGGATTAACTCATTTGTCAAAACTTTACTCTAAAGCCTTAGAACTGTATCAAAACAGACAAGCTTGTGATTTAGATAAAAGTAGTGAGAAGAGTGATACAAGACCAGTCATTGGATGTTCGGCAGAGTTATCCATGTCTTTTGTTGGTTTTAGTAAAGGTTGTGTTCCATTGAATCAGATATTGTTTGAGGTTGCCACAAAACCTTTATCACCAGAAACATCAGACTTTGTATCCAAAATAAAATCTGTATATTGGCTTGATGCTGGACACAATGGACGTGAAGACACATGGATCACAAGTGAATTTGTTTTACAGAAAATCGCATCAACCATGATAGAGTTGTTTGTTCATATAACACCATATCAAATTAAGGATATAAATAGACCTTGGATTGGAAAAGAACAAAGgaaatttattcagaaattaaaaGCATTCAAGGCAAATGTAACAGAAACAAGACATCACTTTGATGAACCAGGATCACTTGAccttcatttttcaattttaactgaattttaG
- the LOC143064795 gene encoding cobalamin trafficking protein CblD-like, which produces MAARLITKSGRVTAYLPNLNAAVNHFRTFSTHYLKDQHITLCSDESSNGNIKYDISPELGPFGPLDKRFPLPGHVGLKNNSVKTMMVTQPVLYREPVNIDEFLTKNNLEKRQQEVFQQAQEVIEDQFLGEPSPGDNLECIAQQCPDRLKRDVQDLFPERDLKKTNLTVIVISQKTTNDMSGWSEEVEEERENLLAEFNEAATDICNVLMEAGYWADFIDPSSGKPFLGPHTNATMFETDERYRTFGFEIDDLGCCKVLRHRLWGTHSYVGCLFTDAPLDHPFISAMKAKN; this is translated from the exons ATGGCTGCACGg cTCATTACAAAGTCTGGTCGTGTGACAGCCTACTTACCTAACTTGAATGCTGCTGTaaatcatttccgtacattttctaCACACTACCTGAAAGATCAGCATATTACTTTATGCTCAGATGAGAGCAGTAATG gtaatataaaatatgacaTATCACCTGAACTTGGTCCATTTGGACCTTTAGATAAAAGATTCCCACTTCCAGGGCATGTTGGATTGAAAAACAATTCAGTTAAGACAATGATGGTGACACAACCTGTTTTATATAGAGAACCCGTAAACATTGATGAATTCTTAACCAAAAATAACCTAGAGAAAAGACAGCAAGAAGTTTTTCAACAAGCACAAGAAGTA aTTGAGGATCAGTTTTTAGGGGAACCATCTCCTGGTGATAATCTAGAATGCATTGCACAGCAATGTCCAGACCGTCTCAAAAGAG ATGTTCAGGATCTTTTTCCAgaaagagatttaaaaaaaacaaatttgactgTGATTGTTATTAGTCAGAAAACCACAAATGATATGTCAGGATGGAGTGAGGAGGTGGAAGAAGAGAGAGAAAATTTGTTGGCAGAG TTCAATGAAGCAGCAACagatatttgtaatgttttaatgGAAGCTGGATACTGGGCAGATTTTATTGATCCTTCTAGCGGAAAACCT TTCCTTGGTCCACATACCAATGCCACCATGTTTGAAACAGATGAACGGTACAGAACATTTGGATTTGAAATAGATGATCTAGGCTGTTGTAAAGTTCTCAGACATCGTTTGTGGGGAACACATTCTTATGTTGGCTGTCTGTTCACTGACGCTCCGTTAGATCACCCTTTTATAAGTGCTATGAAAGCAAAGAACTAG